Proteins from one Triticum aestivum cultivar Chinese Spring chromosome 7A, IWGSC CS RefSeq v2.1, whole genome shotgun sequence genomic window:
- the LOC123151794 gene encoding uncharacterized protein has translation MQEAGMSALWNTVHGWFTPWVLFLVLHLIVATIFVTSRATSSAGSGEDAPAGAVGERRSLSLVDSMAIDRPHFTAPAPEAPVTGVLDLGQPDEQPPPLQMEPEDQGEHDAFTKEGEHDEHTHMERSMSEAAVEAELPRLPTRLRKSASDKPAFAHFVAESDTKEVEARRQATRRDAERRRPLVAEPEEPASEVEIEEAGGEVDARADEFINKFHHQLKMQHMDSFMHSQKRLHRRRATVAPEASSAAAGAP, from the coding sequence ATGCAGGAGGCGGGGATGTCTGCGCTGTGGAACACCGTGCACGGGTGGTTCACCCCATGGGTGCTGTTCCTCGTGCTACACCTCATCGTAGCCACCATATTCGTCACCTCCAGGGCCACGTCCTCGGCGGGGAGCGGAGAAGACGCTCCGGCCGGGGCTGTCGGCGAGAGGAGGAGCCTGTCCCTCGTGGATTCAATGGCAATCGACCGGCCCCACTTCACCGCTCCCGCCCCTGAGGCCCCGGTGACCGGAGTACTGGATCTGGGACAGCCCGACGAGCAACCGCCGCCGCTCCAGATGGAGCCGGAGGATCAGGGTGAGCACGACGCGTTTACAAAAGAGGGTGAGCACGACGAGCACACGCACATGGAGAGGAGCATGTCGGAGGCGGCGGTCGAGGCCGAACTGCCGCGGCTGCCGACGCGGCTGCGCAAGTCTGCGAGCGACAAGCCGGCGTTCGCGCACTTCGTGGCCGAGTCGGACACGAaggaggtggaggcgcgcaggCAGGCGACGAGGAGGGACGCGGAGCGCCGCCGTCCCCTGGTGGCGGAACCGGAGGAGCCGGCGTCGGAGGTGGAGAtcgaggaggccggcggcgaggtggaCGCGCGCGCTGACGAATTCATCAACAAGTTCCACCACCAGCTGAAGATGCAGCACATGGACTCATTCATGCACTCCCAGAAGAGGCTCCACCGCCGCCGGGCAACTGTGGCGCCAGAGGCGTCTTCCGCGGCCGCAGGTGCTCCGTGA